The following coding sequences are from one Lujinxingia vulgaris window:
- a CDS encoding CheR family methyltransferase: MSPAPGLPASADSSTGRPVPLSELRPVLEWIQERTGLVFPRARRTHALRALRKLVRQHGIEPTELATQARHDPALLDALYNALTVSESYFFRIPEHFEAIRARVVAELEPGARLRCWSAGCSEGQEIYSLAMLLDEQGLLDRSELWATDLSPQVLEVGRRGRYRPWALRGRACQPLRALLTDESAEFEVAEHLRRAVHFAQDNLVSDAPAPGPGACGHFDLILCRHVLIYLDKESVARVTRRLYAALRPGGWLLCAPADPLLFEHAPFEVLPSPGGLLYRKPEVEPTTYAHLTAKNEVREPQLPPTAGLPAEFVSSRSALASMPGRPATPTPPRLPTSSLTSTSRSEVASPAFAASPSVLDDARAAFESRDWTRAVRLLEAPGLEPTEEVALFHLRALANLDIASALSAAQRYETLLTHHPHFHYLRARLALASRDDNAALSAVRRALYLQPDFLMAHHLQSGIWMHLANPERARISLTTLQQRCSARPDEQLVELGEGRTVAALRAEIEAALRSLSSSGGDHVG; this comes from the coding sequence TTGAGTCCGGCGCCTGGCCTGCCCGCCTCGGCCGACAGCTCCACCGGCAGGCCGGTACCCCTGAGTGAGCTGCGGCCTGTGCTGGAGTGGATTCAGGAGCGCACCGGGCTGGTCTTCCCGCGCGCCCGGCGCACCCACGCGCTGCGCGCATTGCGAAAGCTCGTTCGCCAACACGGGATTGAGCCGACCGAGCTCGCCACACAGGCCCGCCACGATCCGGCGCTGCTCGACGCGCTCTACAACGCGTTGACCGTCTCCGAGAGTTACTTCTTTCGCATCCCCGAGCATTTTGAGGCGATCCGCGCCCGGGTTGTCGCTGAGCTTGAGCCCGGGGCGCGCCTGCGCTGCTGGAGCGCGGGCTGCTCCGAAGGTCAGGAGATCTACTCACTGGCGATGCTCCTCGATGAGCAGGGGCTCCTCGATCGCAGCGAGCTCTGGGCCACCGACCTCTCCCCGCAGGTGCTGGAGGTGGGACGTCGGGGGCGCTATCGCCCCTGGGCGTTGCGGGGGCGAGCCTGCCAGCCGCTGCGCGCACTGCTTACCGATGAGAGCGCGGAGTTTGAGGTCGCCGAGCACCTGCGTCGCGCGGTGCATTTCGCCCAGGATAACCTGGTGAGTGATGCGCCAGCGCCGGGCCCGGGCGCCTGTGGTCATTTCGATCTGATCCTCTGCCGGCATGTGCTCATCTATCTCGATAAGGAGTCGGTCGCACGGGTCACTCGCCGCCTCTACGCGGCGCTGCGCCCGGGAGGCTGGCTTTTATGCGCGCCGGCCGATCCACTGCTCTTTGAGCATGCCCCCTTCGAGGTACTGCCCTCGCCCGGCGGCCTGCTCTACCGCAAGCCTGAGGTTGAGCCGACGACGTACGCCCATCTCACCGCGAAGAACGAAGTGCGCGAGCCGCAGCTCCCGCCCACGGCTGGCCTCCCCGCCGAGTTTGTGAGCTCGCGTTCCGCGTTGGCGTCGATGCCAGGGCGCCCCGCAACGCCCACGCCGCCCCGATTACCAACATCCTCTTTGACGTCTACCTCACGCTCCGAGGTTGCATCGCCCGCTTTTGCCGCCTCGCCCTCGGTGCTTGACGATGCGCGCGCCGCCTTCGAATCCCGGGACTGGACCCGAGCAGTGAGGCTGCTCGAAGCGCCCGGGTTGGAGCCCACGGAGGAGGTCGCGCTTTTTCACCTGCGCGCCCTGGCCAACCTCGATATCGCAAGCGCACTCAGCGCGGCACAACGCTATGAGACGCTGCTCACGCACCACCCTCATTTCCATTACCTGCGCGCTCGGCTGGCCCTTGCCAGCCGCGACGACAACGCGGCGTTAAGCGCCGTCCGACGCGCGCTCTACCTGCAGCCAGACTTCCTGATGGCCCACCACCTGCAGTCGGGCATCTGGATGCACCTGGCCAACCCCGAGCGCGCTCGCATCTCCCTGACCACCCTCCAGCAACGCTGCAGCGCGCGCCCCGACGAGCAACTCGTCGAGTTGGGTGAAGGCCGCACCGTTGCAGCACTTCGCGCAGAAATCGAGGCCGCCCTGCGCTCGCTGAGCTCATCGGGAGGCGACCATGTCGGATGA
- a CDS encoding chemotaxis protein CheW, whose amino-acid sequence MSDDTHQRWAELRRRMTHAEHLLNLASAPRPSAAQSRPPAVSPVRAEITLFSRGDQRYALSSRRVLRVIRLERLLRIPTAPDSLLGATFDQGELLPVFDLHLFWRLPPVGVRDLPWAVILGEGDQRLALACEDVDADTRTPEPEPHHLEALPRELERTFVLGRLYGETLWLDADAILEDPAFDLHDTTATSARLLDETHHG is encoded by the coding sequence ATGTCGGATGATACCCACCAGCGCTGGGCCGAGCTGCGCCGACGCATGACCCATGCCGAGCATCTGCTCAACCTGGCGAGCGCGCCTCGTCCCTCCGCCGCACAGTCGCGCCCGCCGGCGGTCAGCCCGGTGCGCGCCGAGATCACCCTCTTCTCGCGAGGCGATCAGCGCTACGCGCTCAGCTCCCGGCGCGTGCTTCGCGTCATTCGCCTGGAGCGCCTGCTGCGCATCCCCACGGCTCCCGATTCGCTGCTCGGCGCGACCTTTGACCAGGGCGAACTCCTCCCCGTCTTTGATCTTCACCTCTTCTGGCGGCTTCCACCGGTGGGGGTGCGCGACCTCCCCTGGGCGGTGATCCTTGGCGAGGGCGACCAACGCCTGGCCCTGGCCTGCGAAGACGTCGACGCCGACACCCGCACCCCCGAGCCCGAACCTCACCACCTTGAGGCGCTGCCTCGGGAGCTTGAGCGCACCTTCGTTCTGGGGCGCCTCTATGGCGAGACCCTCTGGCTCGACGCTGACGCCATTCTTGAAGATCCTGCTTTCGACCTTCATGACACCACGGCCACTTCGGCCCGCCTGCTCGACGAGACCCACCATGGATGA
- a CDS encoding methyl-accepting chemotaxis protein, whose amino-acid sequence MDELELAPTPFRSLTTRLAFLTMAMIALMIVVVIMMFSLASELEESHQMVIEARSTEAHLETLAEFEAQSDESLQHIRNTMFLLLLVGGGICVITVASLVNTTRRLRGLSLASAKIANGDFEHRAPHDPRGDEISILGKALNAMVQRIHKTLVDQNQANQNALTEHARASAIFEATAEAIVTLNEAGEVTGANLAAARLFGREPEQLEGRYAGDLLKLDATPIAMITRASAHEPIETEGQALAHSGDAIPVYVRASSVRHEGERIGLVVLHDRRTEAREEAERNRLLGIIRELASQLSSATAELLATSSQQHAGTLEQMASVSQTVATVDEVTATSEQSAERVRAVAEAARRSEAIGKEGQDTVAETTRHMELVRNNTEELARRVVELAENASQIATITATVNELAEQTNLLALNAAIEAARAGEHGRGFSVVAAEIKALARQSKGATNEIQTILATIHTSTREAIAATEASDQSVTTTIASAHRAGETIDVLSRTLSETARAANQILASSSQQAIGISQINEAMSAIESVVQQHLAASGQAERALGELTQMVDRLEELLEARTL is encoded by the coding sequence ATGGATGAGCTTGAGCTCGCTCCCACCCCCTTCCGCTCTCTGACCACGCGCCTGGCATTTCTGACGATGGCGATGATCGCGCTGATGATCGTCGTGGTCATTATGATGTTCTCCCTGGCCTCCGAGCTCGAGGAGAGCCACCAGATGGTGATTGAGGCCCGCTCCACCGAGGCACACCTGGAGACACTCGCAGAGTTCGAGGCGCAATCCGACGAGAGCCTGCAGCATATCCGCAACACGATGTTCCTCCTCTTGTTGGTCGGGGGCGGCATCTGCGTCATCACCGTGGCGTCTCTGGTGAACACCACCCGCCGACTGCGTGGCCTCTCGCTCGCCAGCGCAAAGATCGCCAACGGGGACTTCGAGCATCGAGCCCCCCACGATCCACGGGGCGACGAGATCTCGATCCTCGGCAAAGCCCTCAACGCCATGGTCCAACGTATTCACAAGACTCTCGTCGATCAGAATCAGGCCAACCAGAACGCGTTGACCGAACACGCCCGCGCCAGCGCGATCTTTGAGGCGACCGCCGAAGCCATCGTCACCCTCAATGAGGCCGGTGAGGTCACCGGCGCCAACCTCGCTGCAGCCCGCCTCTTTGGCCGAGAACCGGAACAACTCGAGGGGCGCTACGCCGGCGATCTTCTCAAACTCGACGCCACCCCCATCGCGATGATCACCCGCGCCAGCGCCCACGAACCCATCGAGACGGAAGGCCAGGCCCTGGCTCACTCCGGCGACGCCATCCCCGTCTACGTGCGGGCCTCCTCGGTGCGCCATGAGGGCGAGCGCATCGGCCTGGTGGTCCTTCACGATCGACGCACTGAGGCCCGGGAAGAGGCCGAGCGCAACCGACTTCTGGGCATCATCCGCGAGCTCGCCAGCCAGCTCAGCTCGGCCACCGCCGAGCTGCTCGCCACCAGCTCCCAGCAGCACGCCGGCACCCTGGAGCAGATGGCCTCGGTCTCGCAGACCGTCGCCACCGTCGACGAGGTCACCGCTACCAGCGAGCAATCTGCCGAGCGCGTCCGCGCCGTCGCCGAGGCCGCCCGTCGCTCGGAGGCCATCGGCAAAGAAGGCCAGGACACCGTCGCCGAGACAACACGCCACATGGAGCTGGTGCGCAACAACACTGAAGAGCTCGCACGCCGGGTAGTGGAGTTGGCTGAGAACGCCAGCCAGATCGCCACCATCACCGCCACCGTCAACGAGCTCGCCGAACAGACCAACCTCCTGGCCCTCAACGCGGCGATCGAGGCCGCCCGGGCCGGCGAACACGGCCGCGGCTTCTCGGTGGTCGCCGCCGAAATCAAAGCGCTGGCCCGACAGTCAAAGGGCGCTACCAACGAGATCCAGACCATTCTTGCCACCATTCACACCTCCACCCGCGAGGCCATTGCAGCCACCGAGGCCAGCGACCAGAGCGTGACCACCACCATCGCCTCGGCCCACCGCGCCGGCGAGACCATCGACGTCCTCTCGCGCACCCTCTCGGAGACCGCCCGCGCCGCAAATCAGATCCTCGCCTCCTCCAGTCAGCAGGCCATTGGCATCTCCCAGATCAACGAAGCGATGAGCGCGATCGAAAGCGTCGTTCAACAGCACCTCGCCGCCAGCGGCCAGGCCGAGCGCGCGCTTGGCGAGCTCACCCAGATGGTTGACCGACTCGAAGAGCTGCTCGAGGCGCGCACCCTATGA
- a CDS encoding hybrid sensor histidine kinase/response regulator translates to MNSDQLRNRLRHIFIGELQEQVARIRAELLDYDQLDQPARHESLQILFRAVHALKGAARAVDERAIERTCHRFEDELARLRASRSELPAALIDDFLSVSDALEHAAELLAAGQPVHDDLFTGAGAAAPPAPPSAEADAPERAATPDNASQPRPVSAFHRATVPSAMSERPPSAVLRALGASAADGPQHVRLSAPEIDRLVALGGELWSTHRRLERLSTELADRPERARDISTTLYEQSRRVSRLVEDLNERLQAARMQPLSLTYEVLARVAHDLRRAFPQRDFVLHCRGGDLRLDRDIIEGLSTALLQLLRNAVVHGIEPVEERVAAGKPARAAIHVEAHIQGDHLHIAFRDDGRGIDWEAVEAAALKLQLPEVTNADERVAMLFTPGLSTTGVSSHSGRGVGLDIVQSHLNHLRATIALSTEPDAGTAFFLQMPVSLATTEALVVTAAGQDLALPTTAIASLDRIHCADVELHDGKLFTTLGDQRTRLVHLNSLLSLPDPSETPTHLCVVELRSSSGRLALIVEDWHSVQTLVVKSLGRRLRGLKLLGGYAQLPHGEVALLLQPTELLARVAGAPASLQTSPAPTRAVLIVDDSVTTRTLYQRLLEDAGWRVLVASDGKQALELLNSARVEAVISDVEMPRLDGFELTRALRHNPTTRQLPIILVTARASDEDRALGLEAGADAYIVKNLLDPALLLQTLSDFLPAAPRS, encoded by the coding sequence ATGAACTCCGACCAGCTTCGCAACCGCCTGCGCCACATCTTCATCGGCGAGCTGCAGGAGCAGGTGGCCCGCATCCGCGCGGAACTTCTCGACTACGATCAGCTCGACCAGCCAGCGCGCCACGAGTCGTTGCAGATCCTCTTTCGGGCGGTCCACGCCCTGAAAGGAGCTGCTCGCGCAGTCGACGAACGGGCAATCGAGCGAACCTGTCACCGCTTTGAAGACGAGCTCGCCAGGCTCCGTGCCAGCCGCAGTGAGCTTCCGGCCGCGCTCATCGACGACTTCCTCTCTGTCTCCGATGCGCTGGAGCACGCCGCCGAACTTCTTGCCGCCGGCCAGCCGGTCCATGACGACCTCTTTACAGGCGCCGGCGCCGCAGCTCCGCCCGCACCTCCCTCCGCCGAGGCCGACGCGCCCGAACGTGCTGCAACCCCCGACAACGCCTCGCAGCCGCGTCCGGTCTCTGCATTTCATCGTGCGACGGTGCCCTCCGCGATGTCCGAGCGCCCCCCCTCCGCTGTACTCCGAGCGCTGGGTGCGTCTGCCGCCGACGGCCCCCAGCACGTTCGGCTGAGTGCTCCGGAGATCGATCGCCTCGTGGCGCTCGGTGGCGAGCTCTGGAGCACCCACCGCCGTCTTGAGCGCCTGTCCACCGAGCTTGCCGATCGCCCCGAACGCGCCCGAGACATCTCGACGACGCTCTACGAGCAATCCCGCCGCGTCAGCCGGCTGGTCGAAGATCTCAACGAGCGCCTTCAAGCTGCGCGCATGCAACCGCTCAGCCTCACCTACGAGGTGCTCGCCCGGGTGGCTCATGATCTGCGCCGCGCCTTCCCCCAACGCGACTTCGTCTTGCACTGCCGCGGGGGCGATCTGCGCCTGGACCGCGACATCATCGAAGGGCTGAGCACCGCGCTCCTGCAGCTGCTTCGCAACGCGGTGGTCCACGGCATCGAGCCCGTCGAAGAGCGCGTCGCCGCAGGCAAACCCGCCCGCGCCGCCATTCACGTCGAAGCGCATATTCAGGGTGATCATCTTCATATTGCCTTTCGGGATGATGGCCGCGGGATCGACTGGGAAGCCGTCGAAGCTGCAGCCCTCAAACTCCAACTTCCCGAAGTCACCAACGCCGACGAGCGCGTCGCCATGCTCTTTACTCCCGGCCTCTCCACCACGGGAGTCAGCAGCCACAGCGGCCGCGGAGTCGGGCTCGACATTGTCCAGAGCCACTTGAACCACCTGCGAGCGACCATCGCTCTGAGCACCGAGCCCGACGCCGGGACGGCCTTTTTTCTGCAAATGCCCGTGAGCCTGGCCACCACCGAGGCGCTCGTCGTCACCGCGGCCGGCCAGGATCTGGCTCTTCCTACAACCGCCATCGCCTCCCTCGATCGTATTCATTGCGCCGACGTTGAGCTCCACGACGGAAAGCTCTTCACCACCCTCGGCGATCAACGCACGCGCCTGGTTCATCTCAACTCCCTCCTCTCGCTCCCCGATCCCTCTGAGACTCCCACCCACCTCTGCGTTGTTGAGCTGCGCTCAAGCTCCGGCCGACTCGCCCTCATCGTTGAGGACTGGCACAGCGTGCAGACGCTCGTCGTCAAAAGCCTGGGACGACGCCTGCGCGGCCTGAAACTTCTGGGCGGCTACGCCCAACTTCCCCACGGTGAGGTTGCTCTGCTCCTGCAACCCACCGAACTTCTCGCCCGGGTCGCTGGCGCGCCGGCCAGTCTTCAGACTTCTCCCGCACCCACACGCGCGGTGCTCATCGTCGACGACTCGGTGACCACCCGCACCCTCTACCAGCGTCTGCTCGAAGACGCCGGCTGGCGAGTGCTGGTTGCCAGCGACGGCAAACAAGCTTTAGAACTTCTGAACTCCGCCCGCGTTGAGGCCGTCATCAGCGACGTCGAGATGCCTCGCCTCGATGGTTTTGAGCTCACCCGTGCGCTGCGTCATAACCCGACCACGCGACAGCTTCCCATCATCCTGGTCACCGCCCGCGCCTCCGACGAAGATCGCGCCCTGGGACTGGAGGCCGGCGCGGACGCCTACATCGTCAAAAACCTCCTCGACCCGGCGCTTCTGTTGCAGACACTCTCTGACTTCCTCCCGGCGGCGCCTCGATCATGA
- a CDS encoding chemotaxis protein CheB: protein MTPPSPPPLRVALLLPDARQRRDFLDLLNADPHLEVILEMGSPVDLLARLKRANPNLLIIAETPDTAPLTTTVAHVMSQVPMPIVIAANTQRCDDPPGPQIMEALRAGALTVLPGPLHELGEDQRRQLLLTLHDMSTVKVVRRRQSQPPPSSLREAKRRPLPDIIGIAASSGGPAALHQILIELPEDFPTPILVVQHFTAGFLTPFIRWLSYDTRLGISVAHHDEPLEPSRVYIAPDHYHVGASQGRIVLSDAPPIGGFRPSANHLFTSLAEHYGPRAWGIILTGMGRDGVDGLMAMRQSGALTIAQHEQGCAVYGMPRAALESGAAAHALPLTHLPRHLLQRQLPHSPPPSD, encoded by the coding sequence ATGACCCCTCCTTCACCCCCGCCTCTTCGGGTCGCCCTGCTCCTCCCGGACGCCCGACAGCGCCGCGACTTCCTCGACCTTTTAAACGCCGATCCCCACCTGGAAGTGATTCTGGAGATGGGCTCGCCAGTCGATCTTCTCGCACGACTCAAACGGGCCAACCCCAACCTCCTCATCATCGCGGAGACCCCCGACACAGCCCCGCTGACCACGACCGTCGCACACGTCATGAGTCAGGTGCCGATGCCCATCGTCATCGCCGCAAACACGCAGCGCTGCGACGATCCCCCCGGGCCTCAGATCATGGAAGCGTTGAGGGCCGGCGCGTTGACCGTACTCCCCGGTCCTCTTCACGAGCTGGGTGAAGACCAGCGTCGTCAGCTGCTTTTGACCCTCCATGACATGAGCACCGTGAAGGTCGTTCGCAGACGACAGTCGCAGCCTCCTCCTTCGTCGCTTCGCGAAGCGAAGCGACGCCCTCTCCCGGACATCATCGGCATCGCGGCATCCTCGGGTGGACCGGCTGCCCTCCACCAGATCCTCATCGAACTTCCCGAAGACTTCCCCACGCCGATCCTGGTCGTTCAGCACTTCACCGCCGGCTTCCTGACTCCCTTCATCCGCTGGCTCAGCTACGACACGCGCCTGGGCATCAGCGTCGCTCACCACGACGAGCCCCTGGAGCCCTCCCGCGTCTACATCGCCCCGGATCACTATCACGTGGGAGCATCGCAGGGGCGTATTGTCCTCAGCGACGCCCCTCCCATCGGCGGCTTTCGCCCCTCGGCCAACCACCTCTTTACGTCGCTGGCCGAACACTACGGGCCACGCGCATGGGGCATCATCCTCACCGGTATGGGGCGCGACGGCGTCGACGGGCTGATGGCCATGCGACAAAGCGGCGCGCTCACCATCGCTCAGCACGAGCAGGGCTGCGCCGTTTACGGAATGCCGCGCGCGGCTCTTGAATCCGGCGCCGCTGCCCACGCCCTCCCTTTGACTCACCTGCCTCGTCACCTCCTTCAGCGTCAGCTTCCTCATTCTCCTCCTCCCTCCGATTAG
- a CDS encoding response regulator — MGSTASKHVATQPARILVVEDSPTQAHYLAAMLEDAGHQVEIARDAESAWDSLQQLTFDLVLSDVHMPGESGIELCSRIKSESRFEPVKVVLLTALSDALSLMRGLGAGADYFMTKERGDDFLLHQIDRVLKPESIAEPPSSAAQWEGELQEIDETHRQLARILTTAFEDLYLISDELRASRESVQSTLRSVLNTVPVGVIITRADGTTRLANRSARAMLGIEELIPVSQWCERLSLQTPDRRPLLPDDLPTHLTLQDREARLEVELLISREDGEPLPVLVNTQPVRNKQGQLEEVITTVTSIVERKRIDMIREQLVQLDHLAAIGELATSIAHEVNNPSAYVIANLSVVRQHHCSELTAFTRKLDALIAEEPDPERARALESLLSAHNVRHLVDDLQDTIDENLSGMSRIKTIVSDLRDFARPPSSPPMVTVALQDIATTAMKMVYNALRYKTNFTLHAPPELAFVRAQPVRLVQAVLNLLLHAARSFPDDQRERSVALRVHQDSSTASIIIEANGNAPIEQDIQAIISPFHQGQLRNEQRGLSLSVCADIIKTFRGTLRLHPLNDGSGMSFEATFPLHDAPDTEPVELRTGEPDHEFPEEP; from the coding sequence ATGGGAAGCACTGCGTCCAAGCACGTCGCCACGCAACCGGCACGCATCCTGGTTGTTGAAGACAGCCCGACCCAGGCGCATTACCTGGCAGCGATGCTCGAAGACGCCGGCCACCAGGTTGAGATCGCCCGCGACGCCGAGAGCGCCTGGGATAGCCTGCAACAGCTCACCTTCGATCTCGTGCTCAGCGACGTGCATATGCCCGGCGAGAGCGGCATTGAGCTGTGCAGCCGCATCAAGTCCGAGTCCCGCTTTGAGCCGGTGAAAGTCGTCTTGCTCACGGCCCTCTCCGACGCACTTAGCCTGATGCGCGGCCTGGGTGCCGGCGCCGACTACTTCATGACCAAGGAGCGCGGCGACGACTTCTTGCTCCACCAGATCGACCGCGTTCTCAAACCCGAGAGCATCGCCGAGCCCCCATCCTCGGCCGCCCAGTGGGAGGGCGAACTTCAGGAAATCGATGAGACCCACCGCCAGCTGGCACGCATCCTCACCACCGCCTTCGAAGATCTCTACCTGATCAGCGATGAGCTGCGTGCCAGCCGCGAGAGCGTCCAGTCCACACTGCGCAGCGTCCTCAACACCGTGCCCGTTGGCGTCATCATCACCCGCGCCGACGGCACCACACGCCTGGCCAACCGCTCCGCCCGCGCGATGCTCGGCATCGAAGAGCTCATCCCCGTCTCCCAGTGGTGCGAACGCCTCAGCTTGCAAACCCCCGACCGACGCCCTCTGCTTCCCGACGATCTTCCCACCCACCTCACCCTCCAGGATCGCGAAGCGCGCCTTGAAGTTGAGCTGCTGATCAGCCGCGAAGACGGCGAACCTCTCCCGGTCCTGGTCAACACCCAGCCGGTCCGAAACAAGCAGGGCCAGCTCGAAGAAGTCATCACCACAGTCACCTCCATCGTGGAGCGCAAACGCATCGATATGATCCGCGAGCAGCTCGTGCAGCTCGACCACCTCGCGGCCATCGGCGAGCTCGCTACGAGCATCGCCCATGAAGTCAACAACCCTTCGGCGTATGTCATCGCCAACCTCTCAGTGGTGCGCCAGCACCACTGCAGTGAGCTGACCGCGTTTACCCGCAAACTCGACGCCCTTATCGCCGAGGAGCCAGACCCGGAGCGCGCCCGCGCGCTTGAGTCGCTGCTCAGCGCCCATAACGTGCGTCACCTCGTGGACGACCTCCAGGACACCATCGACGAAAACTTAAGCGGGATGTCCCGCATCAAGACCATCGTCAGTGACCTGCGCGACTTCGCGCGCCCTCCTTCCTCGCCGCCGATGGTCACTGTGGCTCTGCAAGACATCGCCACCACCGCGATGAAGATGGTCTACAACGCACTGCGCTATAAAACGAACTTCACCCTGCACGCTCCCCCCGAGCTGGCCTTTGTACGGGCCCAGCCCGTTCGCCTGGTCCAGGCGGTCCTCAACCTGCTGCTCCACGCCGCGCGCTCCTTCCCCGACGACCAGCGCGAGCGCAGCGTCGCGCTCCGCGTGCACCAGGACTCCTCGACCGCCTCCATTATCATTGAGGCCAACGGCAATGCCCCGATCGAACAAGACATCCAGGCCATCATCAGCCCCTTTCATCAAGGCCAGCTTCGCAACGAGCAGCGCGGCCTGAGCCTCTCGGTCTGCGCTGACATCATCAAAACCTTCCGGGGCACCCTTCGCCTGCACCCCCTTAATGACGGCTCGGGAATGAGCTTTGAAGCAACCTTTCCCCTACACGACGCGCCGGACACCGAGCCGGTTGAGCTTCGCACTGGCGAGCCCGATCACGAGTTTCCCGAAGAACCTTAA